GGGCGTCGATTCGTCGGGCGGACGGCGATTCGCTCGAGGCCGAACTCGGCGCCCTCTATCACGGTCTCGTCGACGAGGACGTTAGTTCGGCGGATCAGACGCGTATCCGCCGTCGTCTCGAGCGTCGCGGTGTCGACGTCGACCAACTCGAGTCCGACTTCGTCTCGTATCAGGCGGTTCGGACCTACCTCACGAAACATCGCGACGCAACCTACGAGAAGCCCGAGACGGACCGCCTCGACGAGACGAAGACCACGATCGAACGCTTGCGGAGCAAGACCGAGACTGTCTCGGAAAACCGCCTCGAGCGCCTCGAGCGCGCCGACGAGTTGGCCATCGGTGACCTCGCCGTTACCGTCGACGTGCGGGCGACGTGTCGCGTGTGTGGCGCGCAGTACACCGTCACCGAACTCCTCGAAGAGCACGGCTGTGAGTGTTCGTGATCGGTCCGTCGACTCGAATCGGTGTGCCGACCGTCCGATCGCTTCGTGTATAACACAGGTACCAGTGTTATCTCTGGGAATCGCAGTGCTATCTTTTTTGTACTCAGCCGTCGGTCATTCGTGCATGGTAACTAATTCCCTCGAGACCAAATCGCTCTCTCTCGAGGCGTCGAACGTGGGGGGTATCGACGAGACGGCTGTGCGA
This portion of the Natronorubrum sediminis genome encodes:
- the rdfA gene encoding rod-determining factor RdfA, whose amino-acid sequence is MAPAESDDEQRRTRGGKVARVIQQYDLEGFGAELERAWTADGEERRSLRALAADVNHELLRASIRRADGDSLEAELGALYHGLVDEDVSSADQTRIRRRLERRGVDVDQLESDFVSYQAVRTYLTKHRDATYEKPETDRLDETKTTIERLRSKTETVSENRLERLERADELAIGDLAVTVDVRATCRVCGAQYTVTELLEEHGCECS